A part of Verrucomicrobiia bacterium genomic DNA contains:
- a CDS encoding glycoside hydrolase family 3 N-terminal domain-containing protein has translation MNQTLLLSAAVVVLISAINAHGAPQFSEHEAAAAALLSRMTLEEKIGQMVQVDSSALKDRADVKKYFLGSVLSGGSSDPASGNTAQDWLKFVNEFQAQALQTRLKIPILYGIDAVHGHNNVDGATVFPHHIGLGATHDPKLVEQAEHVTAEECAGTGMRWAFAPCVTVPQDPRWGRTYEGYGDEPNLVSELGVAATIGFQGKVLSADPSSVLACAKHFLGDGGTVNGDDQGNTICDEAMLRRVHLPPYRAAIAAGVGSIMVSYNSWNGEKLHGQKHLLTDVLKGELGFRGFLVSDWAAIDQIETNNYKHCIERSINAGLDMIMIPNGPGKKNSYVEFITDLKELVAEGKVPLSRIDDAVLRILRIKYEMGLFDSTAVDPALRASIGSPEHRAIARQCVRESLVVLKNEKHTLPLAKDLKHLVVAGSAADDLGVQCGGWTVDWQGRHGNVTHGGTTILAAIRNRVSPETKVTFSPDASDVQDADAVIAVIGEPPYAEGNGDRAGLYLSADNVALIAKAKAGGAPVVTLLLSGRPLILGPALENSRAFIAAWLPGTEGQGVADVLFGDFKPTGKLPRLWPASNAHLRSDDPDTKPLFQRGYGLTWK, from the coding sequence ATGAATCAAACCTTGCTCCTCTCCGCCGCCGTCGTCGTATTGATTTCCGCCATTAACGCTCACGGAGCGCCGCAGTTTTCCGAACACGAAGCCGCCGCCGCCGCGCTGCTGTCGCGGATGACGCTCGAGGAAAAAATCGGCCAGATGGTGCAGGTGGATTCGTCGGCGCTGAAGGACCGGGCCGATGTGAAAAAATATTTTCTCGGCTCGGTTCTCAGCGGCGGTTCGTCTGATCCAGCCAGCGGCAACACGGCGCAGGACTGGCTGAAATTCGTCAATGAGTTCCAGGCGCAGGCGCTGCAAACGCGGCTCAAGATTCCGATCCTTTACGGCATTGACGCCGTTCACGGCCACAACAACGTGGATGGCGCGACGGTTTTCCCGCATCACATCGGGCTCGGCGCGACACATGATCCCAAGCTGGTCGAGCAGGCCGAGCATGTGACCGCGGAGGAATGCGCCGGCACCGGGATGCGCTGGGCCTTCGCGCCGTGCGTCACCGTCCCGCAAGATCCGCGCTGGGGCCGCACCTACGAAGGCTACGGCGACGAGCCAAATTTGGTTTCCGAACTCGGGGTGGCGGCAACGATCGGCTTTCAGGGTAAAGTGCTGTCCGCCGATCCATCGTCTGTGCTCGCGTGCGCGAAACATTTCCTCGGCGACGGCGGAACCGTGAATGGCGATGATCAGGGCAACACCATCTGCGACGAAGCGATGCTGCGCCGAGTCCATTTGCCGCCGTATCGCGCGGCCATCGCAGCGGGCGTGGGCTCAATCATGGTTTCCTACAACAGTTGGAACGGCGAGAAACTGCACGGGCAGAAACATCTTCTGACCGATGTGCTCAAAGGAGAGCTGGGCTTTCGCGGTTTCCTCGTGTCCGACTGGGCGGCGATTGATCAGATCGAGACCAACAACTACAAGCATTGCATCGAACGCTCGATCAATGCCGGGCTCGACATGATCATGATTCCGAACGGGCCGGGCAAAAAGAACAGCTACGTCGAGTTCATCACGGACCTCAAGGAGCTGGTGGCGGAAGGGAAGGTGCCGCTATCGCGGATTGACGACGCCGTGCTGCGCATTCTGCGGATCAAATACGAGATGGGATTGTTCGACAGCACCGCAGTGGACCCGGCGCTCAGGGCGAGCATCGGTTCGCCAGAACATCGCGCGATTGCGCGCCAATGCGTGCGCGAATCGCTGGTGGTGCTCAAGAACGAGAAGCACACGTTGCCGCTGGCGAAGGACCTCAAACACCTCGTGGTGGCGGGGTCGGCGGCGGACGATCTCGGCGTGCAGTGTGGTGGCTGGACGGTGGACTGGCAGGGCAGGCACGGCAATGTGACGCACGGCGGAACGACGATTCTTGCGGCTATTCGCAACAGGGTGTCGCCGGAAACGAAGGTGACCTTTTCGCCAGATGCGAGTGATGTGCAGGATGCCGATGCGGTGATTGCAGTCATCGGCGAACCGCCTTACGCGGAGGGGAACGGCGATCGTGCGGGGCTTTATCTGTCCGCTGATAATGTGGCGTTGATTGCGAAGGCGAAGGCCGGCGGCGCGCCGGTGGTGACCCTTCTGCTTTCGGGCCGTCCGTTGATTTTGGGTCCTGCGTTGGAGAACAGCCGGGCATTCATCGCCGCATGGCTGCCGGGGACGGAAGGGCAGGGCGTAGCTGACGTCCTGTTCGGCGACTTCAAACCCACCGGCAAACTGCCGCGCCTCTGGCCCGCCAGCAACGCGCACCTGCGCAGCGACGATCCCGACACAAAGCCACTCTTCCAACGCGGTTACGGGCTGACCTGGAAATGA
- a CDS encoding LamG-like jellyroll fold domain-containing protein, which yields MKTSSNLMATVSVFAAGLALLGSPRANALPVGPDPTQAIGINFVNTNLSSIHGVGIDDRPNALLPSEVAGAYPQANWNNAGSFGGGSFVVTNNLGSPVTLTLNWDSAFSDATGAGAGLGTPDGKLMDGFLSTWGPGTNTALANSVYGCTVNNKPLVYIKGLQSWYGGISGAEGYAVVLYTKGYSYWQLNEGWVQSVSGDPLSSTMVEGGSLTPHLFRRDNDAFVGTFAPITSTDPNNPTYNANYMFFSGLTNDAVLLRIQSPQPNYTSSLNGFQLIPVYPAPPTAATPTFAPSDTIYAGETTTLSEVATGDPFHPQLWYQWQTDNGSGGEPNSDLLNETNTTLNIAPPPTNTIPITINYRVIVTNIHGASTSSVVTLNINPAVKPYITQDTTPGMGNGVSAAYAYAGGSISFKAAFGGPQPITYNWQTNDVNLAGETNTTLTVTNLQLSSAANYQLEAVNFMGSTTSTPTPLAILAAPPVPTADTAYPYDVFTNGPVAYWRLNETLDNVGSSLQTYDYSGHNLNGTWGTGGSDYQSAPLAPDFPGFEAANVGAYFVKNVSNSFVTVPPLNLNTNTVTITAWINPAIAQGAGTGLLMWNNGGNKAGLNFGSNTDTNTTMAELGYLWNSSSESSGFHSGLYPPAGQWSFVALTIRPTNSTLYLYYVDAGMGTTNLLRATQTVSNAPAAFSGGTTWLGSDTSIDRNFYGSMDEVAVFNKAFSEAQIQDLFLKAIGVSAIAPSITKQPVSVIGPMFPWQEAQITGEAGGAPSPSVKWQWSQPGVGVFTDLVNGDGVAGANASTLLLSGNGLASSKDYRMVAFNPSGSATSMVSSIMLTPVPTNGLWTARYQFTNSSGYLWYDAYGSGSYSGRGILGKGNFWNPIPGHGQWNGGNFTSASDYADDGSTHSGVSCYINNAGFSIAAAPQVYSATDRRGLLTQFAYYLPGAGVTVSNAIVLHVPNGTYNLALHGDNATWSDRGTLFTVHGANGDQSDMTTNTTQFSYFVNGDSSVVVTNVQVTNGVLNVDAAPTPSVPNHATNSEFAINAVEVQLVSYSAPTAGFRGSPTNAFVGQSVTFTDTSSPVTNVFWNFGDGNTLNAPNGNVTHAYAAPGSYTVSQTVSGPGGSASVTNTAYVSVVPKPTIGGAAMTAGGLVLSGTTGIEGTPYRILSSTNVALPLANWTPVWTNVFGAGGTYSYTNSPTTNGAAFFILVSP from the coding sequence ATGAAAACCTCCAGCAACCTCATGGCCACCGTGTCGGTGTTTGCCGCCGGGCTCGCGCTCCTCGGCAGCCCGCGCGCCAACGCCCTCCCCGTCGGACCTGATCCCACTCAGGCCATCGGAATCAATTTTGTTAACACCAACCTCAGCAGCATCCACGGCGTCGGCATTGACGACCGTCCCAACGCACTGCTGCCGTCGGAAGTGGCGGGCGCCTACCCGCAGGCCAACTGGAACAACGCCGGATCCTTCGGTGGGGGCAGCTTCGTAGTCACGAATAACTTGGGCAGTCCCGTGACGCTCACACTGAACTGGGACAGCGCTTTCTCGGATGCAACGGGCGCGGGCGCGGGTTTGGGCACGCCGGACGGCAAGCTGATGGATGGATTTCTCTCCACTTGGGGGCCGGGCACAAACACCGCCCTTGCCAATTCAGTTTACGGCTGCACGGTCAACAACAAACCGCTTGTTTACATCAAGGGGCTCCAGTCCTGGTATGGCGGCATCAGCGGCGCGGAAGGCTACGCGGTGGTGCTCTACACCAAGGGCTATAGTTACTGGCAATTGAACGAGGGCTGGGTTCAGTCCGTCAGCGGAGATCCGTTGTCCAGCACCATGGTCGAGGGCGGCAGCCTCACTCCGCATTTGTTCCGGCGGGACAACGACGCGTTTGTTGGGACCTTTGCGCCCATCACGTCCACCGATCCCAACAATCCCACCTACAACGCAAACTACATGTTCTTCAGCGGCCTCACGAATGACGCCGTGCTGCTCCGCATTCAAAGCCCGCAGCCGAATTACACTTCCAGCTTGAACGGCTTTCAACTCATCCCGGTTTACCCGGCGCCCCCAACGGCCGCCACGCCGACGTTCGCTCCCAGCGACACCATTTACGCCGGCGAAACCACGACGCTCAGCGAGGTCGCGACGGGCGACCCCTTCCACCCGCAACTTTGGTATCAGTGGCAGACGGACAACGGCAGCGGCGGCGAGCCCAACAGCGATCTCCTCAATGAAACCAACACGACTTTGAACATCGCCCCTCCGCCCACGAACACCATCCCCATCACCATCAACTATCGGGTCATCGTCACCAACATCCACGGCGCTTCGACCAGTTCCGTCGTCACCCTCAACATCAACCCGGCTGTCAAGCCCTACATCACGCAGGACACGACTCCCGGCATGGGCAATGGAGTCTCCGCGGCGTATGCCTACGCCGGCGGCAGCATCAGCTTCAAAGCCGCCTTCGGCGGACCGCAACCCATCACCTACAACTGGCAGACCAACGATGTAAATCTGGCGGGCGAAACGAACACCACCCTGACCGTGACCAATCTACAACTGTCGTCGGCCGCGAACTACCAGCTGGAGGCCGTGAATTTCATGGGCAGCACCACGAGCACGCCCACCCCGCTCGCCATCCTGGCGGCGCCCCCCGTGCCGACCGCGGACACGGCGTATCCGTATGACGTGTTCACCAACGGGCCGGTGGCCTACTGGCGTTTGAACGAGACCTTGGACAACGTCGGCAGTTCCCTTCAGACCTACGACTACAGCGGTCACAATTTGAACGGCACCTGGGGCACGGGCGGCAGTGACTATCAATCGGCGCCCCTGGCGCCGGACTTCCCCGGTTTCGAGGCCGCCAACGTGGGCGCGTATTTCGTCAAAAACGTGAGCAACTCGTTCGTCACCGTGCCGCCGCTGAACCTGAACACGAACACGGTGACCATCACCGCGTGGATCAACCCGGCCATCGCCCAAGGCGCAGGCACCGGCTTGCTCATGTGGAACAACGGCGGGAACAAGGCCGGCCTTAACTTTGGCAGCAATACGGATACGAACACCACGATGGCAGAACTCGGTTACCTGTGGAATTCCAGCAGCGAGAGTTCCGGCTTCCACTCCGGACTCTATCCCCCCGCCGGCCAATGGTCGTTCGTCGCGCTGACGATCAGGCCAACGAACAGCACGCTCTATCTCTACTACGTTGACGCGGGCATGGGCACCACCAACCTGCTCCGGGCAACACAGACTGTCAGCAATGCGCCGGCCGCCTTCAGTGGCGGGACCACCTGGCTTGGCAGCGACACTTCCATCGACCGCAATTTCTACGGCAGCATGGATGAAGTCGCCGTCTTCAACAAGGCGTTTAGCGAAGCGCAAATCCAGGACCTGTTCCTCAAGGCCATCGGCGTGTCCGCCATTGCGCCGAGCATCACCAAGCAGCCGGTCAGCGTCATCGGCCCGATGTTTCCGTGGCAGGAAGCTCAGATCACGGGCGAGGCCGGCGGCGCGCCCTCGCCCAGCGTCAAATGGCAGTGGAGCCAGCCGGGCGTTGGCGTTTTCACCGACCTCGTCAATGGTGACGGCGTGGCGGGAGCGAACGCCTCGACGCTCTTGCTGTCCGGCAACGGACTCGCGAGTTCCAAGGATTACCGCATGGTGGCTTTCAACCCTTCGGGATCCGCCACCAGCATGGTTTCCTCCATCATGCTGACCCCGGTGCCGACCAACGGCCTCTGGACCGCGCGTTATCAGTTTACAAACAGCAGTGGCTACCTGTGGTATGATGCCTACGGATCAGGCAGCTATTCCGGGCGGGGAATTCTTGGCAAGGGCAACTTCTGGAATCCGATTCCTGGCCACGGGCAGTGGAACGGAGGAAACTTCACCTCCGCTTCCGATTACGCGGATGATGGATCCACGCATTCCGGCGTCTCCTGCTACATCAACAACGCCGGCTTCTCCATTGCCGCGGCTCCCCAGGTCTATTCCGCCACGGATCGCCGGGGATTGTTGACTCAATTCGCCTACTATCTCCCGGGCGCCGGAGTCACGGTTTCAAATGCCATCGTCCTGCATGTTCCCAATGGCACTTACAACCTCGCCCTGCATGGCGACAATGCGACTTGGTCGGATCGCGGAACCCTGTTCACCGTCCATGGGGCGAATGGAGACCAAAGCGACATGACCACCAATACGACGCAGTTCAGCTACTTCGTAAATGGCGACAGCTCGGTGGTAGTCACAAATGTGCAGGTTACCAATGGGGTGTTGAACGTGGATGCCGCGCCCACGCCATCGGTGCCCAATCACGCCACCAACAGTGAATTCGCCATCAACGCCGTGGAGGTTCAACTCGTCAGCTACTCGGCCCCCACGGCCGGATTCCGCGGTTCGCCGACGAATGCATTTGTCGGCCAGAGCGTGACCTTCACAGACACGTCAAGCCCGGTCACCAACGTGTTCTGGAACTTCGGTGACGGCAACACGCTCAACGCGCCCAACGGCAACGTGACGCACGCGTATGCCGCACCCGGCTCCTACACCGTCAGCCAGACCGTCTCGGGTCCGGGAGGCTCGGCCTCCGTGACCAACACGGCCTACGTCTCGGTCGTGCCCAAACCGACGATTGGCGGCGCGGCCATGACAGCCGGCGGACTGGTTCTCAGCGGGACGACTGGAATCGAGGGCACACCATACCGGATTTTGTCCTCCACCAACGTCGCGTTGCCGCTGGCAAACTGGACCCCCGTGTGGACGAACGTGTTCGGGGCGGGCGGCACTTACAGCTATACCAATTCGCCCACGACGAACGGCGCCGCCTTCTTCATTCTCGTTTCGCCATGA
- a CDS encoding prepilin-type N-terminal cleavage/methylation domain-containing protein, translated as MKKHNSHKEAFTLIELLVVIAIIAILAAMLLPALSRAKVKAEGIRCVNNSRQFLLAWMMYSSDNDEKLVLNGGGRTNVAWAAGNMQNPAEANDPALIRDALLFPYTKSIELYKCSGNKRKNMLRGVSMNTVMGSCDAYGRYVKPSWSGADWHYYGKITSIQRAAFDFVIIDEDDNSINDAFMRVDYAPTPQGFRLNDIPAVYHGGASGVGFADGHSELHKWRSLKVPVLGWSDPNGGAPGWGLKNTEDAQWLLEHTGEK; from the coding sequence ATGAAAAAGCACAATTCCCACAAAGAAGCGTTCACTCTGATTGAACTGCTCGTCGTCATTGCCATCATTGCGATCCTGGCCGCCATGCTCCTGCCGGCGCTGAGCCGGGCCAAGGTCAAGGCCGAGGGCATCCGCTGCGTGAACAACTCCCGCCAGTTCTTGCTCGCCTGGATGATGTATTCGAGCGACAACGATGAGAAACTCGTGCTCAACGGCGGCGGCCGGACCAACGTGGCCTGGGCGGCCGGCAACATGCAGAACCCCGCTGAAGCCAACGATCCCGCGCTCATCCGCGACGCCCTGCTCTTCCCCTACACCAAAAGCATCGAGCTCTACAAATGCTCCGGCAACAAACGGAAAAACATGCTCCGCGGCGTTTCCATGAATACGGTCATGGGCTCGTGCGACGCCTACGGCCGCTATGTCAAACCGAGCTGGTCCGGCGCCGACTGGCACTATTATGGCAAGATTACGAGCATCCAGCGCGCGGCGTTCGATTTCGTGATCATCGATGAGGATGACAACAGCATCAACGACGCCTTCATGCGGGTGGATTACGCCCCAACGCCCCAAGGATTCCGCCTCAACGACATTCCCGCGGTTTACCATGGCGGCGCCAGCGGGGTTGGCTTTGCCGACGGCCATTCCGAACTGCACAAATGGAGATCCCTCAAAGTGCCCGTCCTTGGCTGGTCAGATCCGAACGGCGGCGCACCCGGCTGGGGCTTGAAGAACACCGAGGATGCGCAATGGCTGTTGGAACACACGGGAGAGAAGTGA
- a CDS encoding response regulator transcription factor, whose protein sequence is MRTNDYRDTMSRVKRKDEVNIRVSIVEDDTPAREIMLEWIDSEPGFECVGAHASVEEALAKLPEEKPAVALMDINLPGLSGIEGVRRLKLQLPATQFVMLTVYEDSDHIFSALMAGASGYLLKNTLREDLFSALRDVHAGGSPMTSNIARKVVVAFQQMGTQKSETDDLSPREREVLELLARGYLYKEIADALRLSVPTVNTHTRHIYEKLHVRSRAQAVAKFAQFPGVGNVGGGKK, encoded by the coding sequence ATGAGAACTAACGACTATCGCGATACAATGAGCCGAGTTAAAAGAAAGGACGAAGTGAACATCAGGGTGTCCATCGTTGAAGACGACACGCCGGCGCGCGAAATCATGCTGGAGTGGATCGATTCAGAACCGGGCTTTGAATGCGTCGGCGCGCACGCGAGCGTGGAGGAGGCATTGGCCAAACTGCCGGAGGAAAAACCCGCGGTTGCGTTGATGGACATCAATCTCCCCGGTCTGAGCGGCATCGAGGGGGTGCGCCGGCTCAAGTTGCAACTGCCCGCGACGCAGTTCGTGATGCTGACGGTCTATGAGGATTCGGACCACATTTTCAGTGCGTTGATGGCGGGCGCGAGCGGTTATCTCCTGAAGAACACCTTGCGCGAGGACTTGTTCTCCGCGTTGCGCGATGTTCATGCCGGCGGCTCGCCCATGACGAGCAACATCGCGCGCAAGGTCGTTGTGGCGTTCCAGCAGATGGGCACGCAGAAGTCTGAGACGGATGATCTTTCACCGCGCGAGCGGGAAGTTTTGGAACTGCTGGCGCGCGGTTATCTCTACAAGGAAATCGCCGACGCGCTGCGCCTGAGCGTGCCGACGGTCAACACGCACACCCGCCACATCTACGAGAAGTTGCACGTCCGTTCGCGGGCGCAGGCGGTGGCGAAGTTTGCGCAGTTTCCGGGCGTGGGAAACGTGGGCGGCGGGAAAAAGTAA